A single window of Drosophila suzukii chromosome 3, CBGP_Dsuzu_IsoJpt1.0, whole genome shotgun sequence DNA harbors:
- the LOC139352861 gene encoding uncharacterized protein produces the protein MLKDPKLKTFLSNTMRHYKEKRYIRKLEKWELSNSPRSWYLPILTVTNLNKKMTRLVWDAAAQVDGISLNDTILKGPDMLVSFMGVLLRFRERPIAVSGDIREMFHQIKVCAQDQYSQKFLWRNGEINRPPDTFVMQVMTFGDACSPSLANFILRRNAERLVKVIQKP, from the coding sequence ATGTTAAAAGATCCGAAGCTGAAAACGTTTTTGAGTAATACCATGCGGCACTACAAGGAAAAGAGATATATTCGCAAACTGGAAAAATGGGAGTTGTCAAACAGTCCACGTTCTTGGTATCTTCCGATACTCACGGTAACAAACCTTAACAAAAAGATGACACGTCTGGTCTGGGACGCGGCAGCGCAAGTTGACGGCATATCACTAAACGACACTATTTTAAAAGGACCAGACATGTTGGTGTCCTTCATGGGAGTGCTGTTGCGCTTCAGAGAACGACCTATAGCGGTATCAGGCGATATACGGGAAATGTTTCATCAGATTAAGGTTTGCGCCCAAGACCAATATTCCCAGAAGTTCTTATGGCGAAATGGAGAAATTAATCGCCCACCGGATACATTCGTAATGCAGGTAATGACGTTCGGCGATGCATGCTCGCCGTCACTCGCCAACTTTATATTGAGACGCAATGCAGAGAGATTGGTGAAAGTCATCCAGAAGCCGTAA